The following proteins are co-located in the Gordonia polyisoprenivorans genome:
- a CDS encoding MetQ/NlpA family ABC transporter substrate-binding protein — MRSRILVLLLSFIAAASVITACGGDDSQAVKIGVADASESYWNVFKQKASAAGIDVELVNFTDYNQPNPALAEGELDLNEFQHLLYLATYNAKNNKDLVPIGATAVYPLPLYSTQYKSVGEIPQGAQVAIPNDPTNQARGLLVLAQAGLITLTKPGNAFSTPADIDQARSKVKVIAVDAGQTAANLDSVAAAIVNNNYATSAKLTADQIIASDDPNAEASKPYINAFVARAADKDNATYAKLVQIYHDPQVIAAVKKSLGESGVIKTNSPADLQATVKGLEADVRANGS, encoded by the coding sequence GTGCGATCGCGGATTCTCGTCCTGTTGCTCTCGTTCATCGCCGCCGCGAGCGTGATCACCGCGTGCGGCGGGGACGATTCGCAGGCTGTGAAGATCGGGGTCGCCGACGCGTCCGAAAGCTACTGGAATGTGTTCAAGCAGAAGGCCTCCGCTGCGGGCATCGACGTCGAGCTGGTGAATTTCACCGACTACAATCAGCCCAATCCCGCACTCGCCGAGGGGGAGTTGGACCTCAACGAGTTCCAGCACCTGCTCTACCTGGCGACTTACAATGCCAAGAACAACAAGGATCTGGTGCCGATCGGCGCGACCGCGGTCTACCCGCTACCGCTGTACTCCACTCAGTACAAGTCCGTCGGTGAGATCCCGCAGGGGGCGCAGGTCGCAATCCCCAATGACCCCACCAATCAGGCACGCGGACTGCTGGTGCTCGCGCAGGCCGGACTCATCACGCTGACCAAGCCGGGCAACGCTTTCTCCACGCCCGCCGACATCGATCAGGCGCGATCCAAGGTGAAGGTCATCGCCGTCGACGCCGGCCAGACCGCCGCGAATCTCGATTCGGTGGCCGCGGCGATCGTCAACAACAACTACGCGACCTCGGCCAAACTGACCGCAGATCAGATCATCGCCTCCGACGATCCGAATGCTGAGGCCTCCAAGCCCTACATCAATGCGTTCGTCGCCCGCGCCGCAGACAAGGACAACGCCACCTACGCCAAGCTGGTGCAGATCTACCACGATCCCCAGGTGATCGCGGCGGTGAAGAAGTCCCTGGGCGAGTCCGGGGTCATCAAGACGAACTCGCCTGCCGATCTGCAGGCGACCGTGAAGGGATTGGAAGCCGACGTGCGGGCCAATGGCTCCTGA
- a CDS encoding carboxyl transferase domain-containing protein, with protein sequence MSGRAEHPSAAQLIDMLADPNSWEPWDDSPPPTVVTDTYQDQLRRAAEKSGVDESVRTGLIRIGGTPVVVIVNEFGFLGGSIGHVAGHRITTAIRRATEHGFAVVGLPCSGGTRMQEGTPAFLQMAAISGAVTRHRAAGLAYLIYLRHPTTGGVFASWGSLGAITWAEPGALVGFLGPRVVAGLVGTPIPDDVQRAENLVRRGIVDDVVAPEDLRDRLRGVLDALGIEHATDGAVESRSVVSQHDPVSPAVRDAASVWSAVTATRRPGRVGVRDLIAVPGSALVGAGGPIVVALSRFGGRPALVIGHDADRQRAGELIGPHHLRMVRRALTFASELGLPVVTVIDTPGAELSVAAEEDGLAGEIARCTAELIGLPSVTVSVSLGQGSGGAALALFPTDRRVAVSDAWLSPLPPEGASLIVHRDIGHAADIAAGQQILAVELARVGVFDRIVAVDEVGDGDAGDVLAAAATRIREVIADELHALSVPDPAARTRVPAAPSSPESATRIPAVGAVVRDAAGRFLLVKRGHEPQAGMWTVPGGKVEPGETLEQAVIREIAEETGVAIEVIREAWVVDIPDRRAGVVYEVHDFVATPLTTDVVAADDADDAGWFDHQQMRALPLTPGLLDHLDRHGML encoded by the coding sequence GTGAGCGGGCGTGCAGAACATCCGTCGGCAGCGCAACTGATCGACATGCTCGCCGACCCGAATTCCTGGGAGCCGTGGGACGATTCACCGCCGCCCACCGTCGTCACCGACACCTACCAGGATCAATTGCGCCGCGCCGCCGAGAAATCCGGGGTCGACGAGTCGGTGCGGACCGGGCTCATCCGGATCGGCGGGACACCGGTGGTGGTGATCGTCAACGAGTTCGGCTTCCTCGGCGGTTCGATCGGACACGTTGCCGGCCATCGCATCACCACGGCGATCCGACGCGCCACCGAGCACGGATTCGCCGTGGTGGGCCTGCCGTGCTCCGGCGGCACCCGCATGCAGGAGGGCACCCCGGCCTTCCTGCAGATGGCGGCGATCAGCGGGGCGGTGACCCGGCATCGAGCGGCCGGTCTGGCCTACCTCATCTACCTGCGTCATCCCACCACCGGTGGGGTGTTCGCGTCGTGGGGTTCGCTCGGCGCGATTACCTGGGCCGAGCCCGGCGCGCTCGTCGGCTTCCTGGGGCCGCGGGTCGTTGCCGGACTCGTCGGCACGCCGATCCCCGACGACGTTCAACGCGCCGAGAATCTCGTCCGGCGTGGCATCGTCGACGACGTCGTCGCACCGGAAGACCTCCGCGACCGGCTGCGCGGCGTCCTCGACGCGCTCGGTATCGAGCACGCGACCGATGGTGCTGTCGAGTCGCGATCCGTTGTTTCACAGCATGATCCGGTGAGCCCCGCGGTGCGAGATGCCGCATCGGTGTGGTCGGCGGTGACCGCGACCCGGCGTCCCGGACGCGTCGGGGTCCGCGATCTGATCGCGGTGCCGGGGTCTGCTCTGGTGGGAGCAGGCGGGCCGATCGTGGTGGCGTTGAGCCGATTCGGTGGCCGACCCGCACTGGTGATCGGACACGACGCCGATCGGCAGCGTGCCGGCGAGCTGATCGGACCGCACCACCTGCGTATGGTGCGCCGCGCATTGACCTTCGCCTCCGAACTCGGGCTCCCGGTGGTGACGGTCATCGACACCCCTGGCGCCGAGTTGTCGGTCGCCGCCGAGGAAGACGGACTCGCCGGTGAGATCGCCCGGTGCACAGCCGAACTCATCGGCTTGCCGTCGGTGACCGTCTCGGTGTCGCTCGGACAGGGTTCAGGTGGGGCGGCGCTCGCGCTGTTCCCGACCGATCGACGGGTCGCGGTGTCGGATGCGTGGCTGTCGCCACTGCCACCCGAGGGGGCCAGTCTGATCGTCCATCGCGACATCGGTCACGCCGCCGATATCGCTGCGGGACAGCAGATCCTGGCGGTCGAGCTGGCCCGGGTCGGGGTGTTCGACCGCATCGTTGCGGTGGACGAGGTGGGAGACGGGGACGCAGGGGACGTCTTGGCCGCAGCGGCGACGCGGATACGCGAGGTGATCGCCGACGAACTGCACGCGCTGTCCGTGCCGGACCCTGCTGCCCGAACCCGTGTCCCCGCCGCCCCGTCGTCACCCGAGTCGGCGACACGCATCCCGGCGGTCGGCGCCGTCGTGCGGGATGCGGCCGGACGATTTCTGTTGGTCAAGCGCGGACATGAGCCGCAGGCCGGTATGTGGACGGTGCCGGGCGGCAAGGTCGAGCCCGGTGAGACGTTGGAGCAGGCCGTGATCCGGGAGATCGCCGAGGAGACAGGCGTTGCCATCGAGGTCATCCGCGAGGCCTGGGTCGTCGACATCCCCGATCGGCGTGCCGGCGTGGTCTACGAGGTCCACGACTTCGTGGCCACCCCGCTGACCACCGACGTCGTCGCCGCTGACGATGCCGACGACGCGGGGTGGTTCGACCACCAACAGATGCGCGCGCTGCCACTGACACCAGGGCTGCTCGACCATCTCGACCGGCACGGGATGCTGTGA
- a CDS encoding RDD family protein, whose product MTSQSENDSASHHDSAGNPIVRPHIVLDTDRSAGIVSRAIAAVLDLLLVLAVMGGLYVGWLMARLIYDVHQFSLPAANPFFTATTFVAVSVIYLTGCWCVSGRTLGSVVMGLRLVSRKGKPRVRLPVALIRALICVFFSVGLLWVIVDPRRRSVADLVVRTRVVYSR is encoded by the coding sequence ATGACATCGCAGTCGGAGAATGATTCGGCGTCGCACCACGATTCGGCCGGGAATCCGATCGTGCGTCCGCACATCGTCCTCGACACCGATCGTTCGGCCGGGATCGTCAGCCGAGCGATCGCGGCCGTCCTCGACCTGCTGTTGGTGCTCGCGGTGATGGGCGGACTGTATGTCGGCTGGCTGATGGCCCGTCTGATCTACGACGTGCACCAGTTCTCGTTGCCGGCCGCGAACCCGTTCTTCACCGCGACGACCTTCGTCGCGGTGTCGGTGATCTACCTGACCGGTTGCTGGTGCGTCTCCGGCCGTACCCTGGGGTCGGTGGTGATGGGTTTGCGTCTGGTCAGCAGGAAAGGCAAACCGCGCGTTCGGCTTCCGGTGGCGCTGATCCGCGCCTTGATCTGTGTGTTCTTCTCGGTCGGGTTGCTGTGGGTCATCGTCGATCCACGTCGTCGCTCGGTCGCCGATCTGGTGGTGCGCACGCGCGTGGTGTATTCGCGGTGA
- a CDS encoding SRPBCC family protein, producing the protein MAENYTVVRRTSIAAPAAEIHAHIHDLHRWVDWSPWEGLDPDMSRTYSGAELGVGARYAWSGNRKAGRGTMEILEDFAPTHVAIRVEFEKPMKSTSLSAFDITENAGVSEVTWTMTGKHSLFSRVAAPLGFFDKLLGKDFEKGLAQLKAVSES; encoded by the coding sequence ATGGCCGAGAACTACACCGTGGTGCGACGCACCTCGATCGCCGCGCCCGCCGCCGAGATCCACGCTCACATTCATGATCTGCATCGTTGGGTCGATTGGTCGCCGTGGGAGGGCCTCGACCCCGATATGTCGCGAACCTATTCCGGAGCCGAGCTCGGCGTGGGTGCTCGCTACGCGTGGTCGGGAAATCGGAAGGCGGGCAGGGGCACCATGGAGATCCTCGAGGACTTCGCGCCCACGCACGTGGCGATCCGGGTCGAGTTCGAGAAACCCATGAAATCCACGAGCCTCAGCGCCTTCGACATCACCGAGAACGCCGGCGTCAGCGAGGTCACGTGGACGATGACCGGCAAGCATTCGCTCTTCAGCCGGGTGGCCGCTCCGCTGGGCTTCTTCGACAAACTGCTCGGCAAGGACTTCGAGAAAGGACTTGCGCAGCTCAAGGCCGTCAGCGAATCGTGA
- a CDS encoding universal stress protein, whose amino-acid sequence MEVTNSGGELVDEKIGKERVMAVNAPIVVAVDGSDTALEALRWSALAAVRENRSLRVIGIVETVAAGYAPGVLMTPAVAEALHADARRAVDEAIAVATKISADVDAEGEVREGRPALVLREISSGANLLVIGRRGRGGVAGLLLGSVSSDVAAHADCPVVVVSGPGPETGPVVVGVDGSAISQAALGAAITQATELETTLVVVSTYPGFSGEGFYDQDEVMAQFRDEATASVGRQLADHRRDHPADTVSVETVVVAGDPAPRIIEAAGDARLIVLGSRGRGGFRGLLLGSTSQAVLHTAPCPVMIVHSEVSR is encoded by the coding sequence ATGGAAGTGACGAACTCGGGTGGCGAGTTGGTCGACGAGAAGATCGGCAAGGAGCGGGTCATGGCAGTAAATGCCCCGATCGTGGTGGCGGTCGACGGGTCGGACACGGCGCTCGAGGCGCTTCGGTGGAGCGCGCTGGCCGCGGTTCGTGAGAACAGGTCCCTGCGCGTGATCGGCATCGTCGAGACCGTTGCAGCGGGATATGCGCCGGGTGTGTTGATGACCCCGGCGGTGGCTGAGGCACTGCACGCCGATGCCCGCCGAGCGGTGGACGAGGCGATCGCCGTGGCCACCAAGATATCGGCGGACGTCGACGCCGAGGGCGAGGTCCGTGAGGGCAGACCGGCCCTCGTCCTGCGTGAGATATCCAGTGGTGCAAACCTTCTCGTCATCGGTCGTCGTGGTCGTGGGGGAGTGGCCGGGTTGTTGCTCGGTTCGGTCAGCTCCGACGTTGCCGCACACGCCGACTGTCCGGTGGTGGTGGTCTCGGGTCCCGGACCCGAGACCGGGCCGGTGGTGGTCGGCGTCGACGGATCGGCGATCTCGCAGGCAGCCCTGGGGGCCGCCATCACCCAGGCCACCGAACTCGAGACGACGTTGGTGGTCGTCAGCACCTATCCGGGATTCTCCGGTGAAGGGTTCTACGACCAGGACGAGGTGATGGCCCAATTCCGGGACGAGGCCACCGCATCCGTCGGACGTCAGCTCGCCGACCACCGTCGCGACCATCCCGCCGACACCGTGTCCGTCGAGACCGTGGTCGTCGCGGGCGACCCGGCGCCGCGCATCATCGAGGCCGCCGGGGATGCCCGGCTGATCGTGCTCGGGAGCAGGGGGCGTGGTGGCTTCCGGGGGCTACTCCTCGGATCGACCAGCCAAGCCGTCCTGCACACCGCGCCGTGCCCGGTGATGATCGTGCACTCCGAGGTCAGCCGCTGA
- the sucD gene encoding succinate--CoA ligase subunit alpha, whose protein sequence is MSIFLNKDNKIIVQGITGGEGTKHTALMLKAGSNIVGGVNARKAGTTVAHTAKDGSDVELPVFGSVAEAIKETGADTSIAFVPPKFAKDAIIEAIDAEIPLLVVITEGIPVQDSAYAWAYNVDKGNKTRIIGPNCPGIITPGESLVGITPANITGKGPIGLVSKSGTLTYQMMYELRDLGFSTAIGIGGDPVIGTTHIDAIEAFEKDPETKVIVMIGEIGGDAEERAADYIKANVSKPVVGYVAGFTAPEGKTMGHAGAIVSGSAGTAQAKKEALEAAGVKVGKTPTETATLARELYEAL, encoded by the coding sequence ATGTCGATTTTCCTGAACAAAGACAACAAGATCATCGTCCAGGGCATCACCGGCGGTGAGGGCACCAAGCACACCGCACTGATGCTCAAGGCCGGTTCGAACATCGTCGGCGGTGTCAACGCCCGCAAGGCCGGCACCACCGTCGCCCACACCGCCAAGGACGGCTCCGACGTCGAGCTGCCCGTCTTCGGCAGTGTCGCCGAGGCGATCAAGGAGACCGGGGCCGACACCTCGATCGCCTTCGTCCCGCCGAAGTTCGCCAAGGACGCCATCATCGAGGCGATCGACGCCGAGATCCCGCTGCTGGTCGTCATCACCGAGGGAATCCCGGTGCAGGACAGCGCTTATGCGTGGGCCTACAACGTCGACAAGGGGAACAAGACCCGCATCATCGGGCCGAACTGCCCCGGCATCATCACCCCGGGCGAATCGCTGGTGGGCATCACCCCGGCCAACATCACCGGCAAGGGTCCGATCGGCCTGGTCTCCAAGTCCGGCACCCTGACCTACCAGATGATGTACGAGCTGCGCGATCTCGGCTTCTCCACCGCCATCGGCATCGGCGGTGACCCGGTCATCGGGACCACCCACATCGACGCCATCGAGGCGTTCGAGAAGGATCCCGAGACCAAGGTCATCGTGATGATCGGTGAGATCGGCGGCGACGCCGAGGAGCGTGCGGCCGACTACATCAAGGCCAACGTCTCCAAGCCGGTCGTCGGCTACGTCGCGGGATTCACTGCGCCCGAGGGCAAGACGATGGGCCACGCCGGCGCGATCGTGTCCGGCAGCGCAGGCACCGCGCAGGCCAAGAAGGAAGCCCTCGAGGCTGCGGGCGTCAAGGTCGGCAAGACGCCGACCGAGACCGCCACGCTGGCCCGGGAGCTCTACGAGGCTCTCTGA
- the sucC gene encoding ADP-forming succinate--CoA ligase subunit beta — MDLFEYQAKELFAKHGVPTTPGRVTDSAADARTIAEEIGKPVMIKAQVKVGGRGKAGGVKYSKDADEAQANAENILGLDIKGHVVKKLLVAEASDIAEEYYISFLLDRANRTYLAMCSVEGGVEIEVTAEQNPDALARVPVDAVKGVDLAFAREIAEKGKLPAEVLDAAANTIQKLWEVFIAEDATLVEVNPLVRTPDDQILALDGKVTLDENADFRHPDHEAFQDRDATDPLELKAKENDLNYVKLDGQVGIIGNGAGLVMSTLDVVAYAGEKHKGVKPANFLDIGGGASAEVMAAGLDVILGDEQVKSVFVNVFGGITACDAVANGIVGALNKLGDEANKPLVVRLDGNKVDEGRKILADANHPLVTLAETMDSGADKAAELASK; from the coding sequence ATGGATCTCTTCGAATACCAGGCGAAGGAACTGTTCGCCAAGCACGGAGTTCCGACCACACCCGGTCGTGTAACCGACTCTGCCGCCGACGCGCGCACGATTGCCGAGGAAATCGGCAAGCCCGTCATGATCAAGGCGCAGGTCAAGGTCGGTGGACGTGGCAAGGCCGGCGGCGTGAAGTACTCCAAGGACGCCGACGAGGCGCAGGCGAACGCCGAGAACATCCTCGGTCTCGACATCAAGGGCCATGTCGTCAAGAAACTCCTCGTCGCCGAGGCCAGCGACATCGCCGAGGAGTACTACATCTCCTTCCTTCTCGATCGCGCCAACCGCACCTACCTGGCCATGTGCTCGGTCGAGGGCGGCGTGGAGATCGAGGTGACCGCCGAGCAGAACCCCGACGCGCTCGCCCGCGTCCCGGTCGACGCCGTCAAGGGCGTCGATCTCGCATTCGCCCGCGAGATCGCCGAGAAGGGCAAGCTGCCCGCCGAGGTGCTCGACGCCGCCGCCAACACCATCCAGAAGCTCTGGGAGGTGTTCATCGCCGAAGACGCCACCCTCGTTGAGGTCAACCCGCTGGTCCGTACCCCCGACGACCAGATCCTGGCTCTCGACGGCAAGGTCACCCTCGACGAGAACGCCGACTTCCGGCATCCCGATCACGAGGCATTCCAGGACCGTGACGCCACCGATCCGCTGGAGCTCAAGGCCAAGGAGAACGACCTCAACTACGTCAAGCTCGACGGACAGGTCGGCATCATCGGCAACGGCGCCGGATTGGTCATGAGCACCCTCGACGTGGTCGCCTACGCCGGTGAGAAGCACAAGGGTGTCAAGCCCGCGAACTTCCTCGACATCGGTGGCGGCGCCTCGGCCGAGGTGATGGCCGCCGGTCTCGACGTGATCCTCGGCGACGAGCAGGTCAAGAGTGTCTTCGTCAACGTCTTCGGCGGCATCACCGCTTGCGACGCTGTCGCCAACGGCATCGTCGGCGCGCTGAACAAGCTCGGCGACGAGGCCAACAAGCCGCTCGTCGTCCGCCTCGACGGCAACAAGGTCGACGAAGGCCGCAAGATCCTGGCCGATGCGAATCACCCCCTGGTGACGCTCGCCGAAACGATGGACTCCGGCGCCGACAAGGCCGCCGAACTGGCGAGCAAGTGA
- a CDS encoding M23 family metallopeptidase — MDDLAERGFPGGSISGTAVVGGRRRRDERIDDLTAEEMTTIIPVDRSDIYYSDETAYGDTADFEWDVDDWAPIEDGSTSVGRRRSTRRTTTSEITQDILIPEGEFDEYRHDEPFDVLGAQVDEYAVDEHETDERVGTVTAEPTFRRVPAGATRRSRGKHRIAAPPTALRSGRVALVAVAAGAALAAAAVQVNSDDDAGSAAPVPTADVGGAAAADTGPGIAPASANTPDTSMYGQQLQVGKQLADAEAARINASLPPEFVSPVPLGQYQLTSLYAMRWGVMHAGLDFAAPLGTPIHAATDGVVLEAGPASGFGNWIQVKAPDGTVTVYGHMYSNGVLVQKGQTVKAGQVIGLVGSDGQSTGPHCHFEVWLNGKTKIDPAPWLAEHGVRLSNYVG, encoded by the coding sequence GTGGACGACTTGGCGGAACGTGGTTTTCCAGGCGGGTCGATATCCGGCACCGCGGTCGTCGGCGGACGTCGACGCCGCGACGAGCGGATCGACGATCTCACCGCCGAGGAGATGACCACGATCATCCCCGTCGACCGCAGCGACATCTACTACAGCGACGAGACCGCGTACGGCGACACCGCCGACTTCGAGTGGGACGTCGATGACTGGGCTCCCATCGAAGACGGCTCGACCTCGGTCGGTCGCCGACGCTCCACGCGCCGCACCACCACCTCGGAGATCACGCAGGACATCCTCATCCCCGAGGGTGAGTTCGACGAGTACCGCCACGACGAGCCCTTCGACGTTCTCGGCGCCCAAGTCGACGAATACGCAGTCGATGAGCACGAGACCGACGAGCGGGTAGGGACGGTCACCGCGGAGCCGACGTTCCGTCGCGTGCCGGCGGGTGCGACGCGGCGTTCGCGCGGCAAGCACCGCATCGCCGCTCCGCCGACCGCGCTGCGCAGCGGACGCGTCGCCCTGGTGGCTGTCGCCGCCGGCGCCGCGCTGGCCGCCGCCGCGGTGCAGGTCAACTCCGACGACGACGCCGGATCAGCCGCGCCGGTACCCACCGCCGATGTCGGGGGCGCCGCAGCCGCCGACACCGGACCCGGGATCGCACCCGCGTCGGCGAACACCCCCGACACGAGCATGTACGGCCAGCAGCTGCAGGTCGGCAAGCAACTCGCCGACGCCGAGGCCGCACGAATCAACGCCTCGCTGCCGCCGGAGTTCGTCTCACCCGTGCCGCTGGGCCAGTATCAGCTCACCTCGCTGTATGCGATGCGCTGGGGCGTCATGCACGCCGGTCTGGATTTCGCGGCGCCGCTGGGCACCCCGATCCACGCCGCCACCGATGGAGTGGTCCTCGAGGCCGGTCCGGCGTCGGGCTTCGGGAACTGGATTCAGGTCAAGGCCCCCGACGGCACCGTCACCGTGTACGGCCACATGTATTCCAACGGCGTGCTCGTACAGAAGGGCCAGACCGTCAAGGCCGGACAGGTCATCGGCCTGGTGGGCAGCGACGGCCAATCCACGGGCCCGCACTGCCATTTCGAGGTGTGGCTGAACGGCAAGACGAAGATCGACCCGGCACCGTGGCTCGCCGAGCACGGTGTGCGGCTGTCGAACTACGTCGGCTGA
- a CDS encoding UvrD-helicase domain-containing protein has product MTTSSAPSSAPATASAATESAATTPPAADERIERLLDGLNPQQRAAVVHSGPPLLIVAGAGSGKTAVLTRRIAYLLAARDVTPGQILAITFTNKAAAEMRERVIGLVGPRAAYMWVSTFHSTCVRILRAQSALLGNRNSNFSIYDSDDSKRLLGMIIRDLDIDPKKFSPRGVAVSISNLKNELSDPDDAHAAAGEEPTARTIAEIYAEYQRRLSAANAFDFDDLIGETVALLQSHPDVAEYYRRRFRHVMVDEYQDTNHAQYVLVRELVGRETTSSGLAPSELCVVGDADQSIYAFRGATIRNIEEFERDFPNAETILLEQNYRSTQTILSAANAVIARNPNRRDKRLWTDSGDGELIVGYVADSDREEATFIATEIERLTDHTIGGAQSNSYSDIAVFYRTNTGSRALEEVFVRHGIPYKVVGGTRFYERKEVRDVVAYLRVVANPEDSVSLRRILNTPRRGIGDRAEACVAVHSENRGISFYQALIEGAQGQVGLLNTRAVKQIGGFVDLIEGLRNDFLTTFGEGGTEGSDVAVADATEEGADIGELVDAIVDRSGYRAELEGSHDPQDGARLDNLNELISVAKEFSRDAAEAAQAEVDNGTDAEAAQLREGEPEPGSLAAFLERVSLVADADQLPDDGEGVVTLMTLHTAKGLEFPVVFVTGWEDGHFPHLRALGDPAELSEERRLAYVGITRAKQRLYLTRAVTRASWGQPVSNPESRFLQEIPQHLLDWRQTERRRPGRGLGSSGGVFGRGDDRGSSGALGRSSFSADPNRGRNKQIQLDVGDRHNHPKYGMGKVVGKEGSGATERVVIDYGGNTGRITLLTIGGIPGEKL; this is encoded by the coding sequence ATGACCACCAGCTCTGCACCCAGTTCCGCACCCGCCACCGCGTCCGCAGCCACCGAGTCCGCAGCCACCACGCCGCCCGCCGCCGATGAGCGCATCGAACGGCTCCTCGACGGGCTGAATCCCCAGCAGCGCGCGGCGGTGGTGCACAGCGGTCCGCCGCTGCTGATCGTCGCCGGTGCCGGCTCGGGCAAGACCGCGGTACTCACCCGCCGCATCGCCTATCTGCTCGCCGCACGCGATGTCACCCCCGGCCAGATCCTGGCGATCACCTTCACCAACAAGGCGGCCGCGGAGATGCGCGAGCGCGTCATCGGACTCGTCGGCCCCCGCGCGGCCTACATGTGGGTCTCCACCTTTCACTCGACGTGTGTGCGCATCCTGCGCGCCCAGTCGGCGCTGCTGGGCAATCGCAACTCCAACTTCTCGATCTACGACTCCGACGATTCGAAACGCCTGCTGGGCATGATCATTCGCGATCTCGACATCGACCCGAAGAAGTTCAGCCCGCGTGGCGTCGCGGTGAGCATCTCGAATCTCAAGAACGAACTGTCCGACCCCGACGATGCGCACGCCGCCGCCGGCGAGGAACCGACCGCGCGCACCATCGCCGAGATCTACGCGGAGTATCAGCGTCGGCTCTCCGCGGCCAACGCCTTCGACTTCGACGACCTGATCGGTGAGACCGTCGCCCTGCTGCAGAGTCACCCCGACGTCGCCGAGTACTACCGTCGTCGATTCCGCCACGTCATGGTCGACGAGTACCAGGACACCAACCACGCGCAGTACGTGCTCGTGCGCGAACTCGTCGGCCGCGAGACCACGTCATCGGGGCTGGCGCCGTCGGAACTGTGCGTGGTCGGTGACGCCGACCAGTCGATCTACGCCTTCCGTGGGGCGACGATCCGCAACATCGAGGAGTTCGAGCGCGACTTCCCGAACGCCGAAACCATTCTGCTGGAACAGAATTACCGCTCGACGCAGACCATCCTCTCGGCCGCCAACGCGGTCATCGCCCGCAATCCGAATCGGCGGGACAAGCGGTTGTGGACCGACTCCGGCGACGGTGAGCTCATCGTCGGATACGTCGCCGACTCCGATCGGGAGGAGGCGACGTTCATCGCCACCGAGATCGAGCGGCTCACCGACCACACCATCGGCGGTGCTCAGTCCAACAGTTATTCCGACATCGCCGTGTTCTACCGGACCAACACCGGATCGCGCGCGCTGGAAGAAGTGTTCGTCCGTCACGGCATCCCGTACAAGGTGGTCGGCGGCACCCGATTCTACGAGCGCAAAGAGGTGCGCGACGTCGTCGCGTATCTGCGGGTGGTCGCCAACCCCGAGGATTCGGTCAGCCTGCGGCGCATCCTGAACACGCCGCGTCGGGGCATCGGGGACCGTGCCGAGGCGTGCGTCGCCGTGCACTCGGAGAACCGCGGGATCTCGTTCTACCAGGCGCTGATCGAGGGGGCGCAGGGTCAGGTCGGGCTGTTGAACACCCGCGCGGTCAAGCAGATCGGCGGCTTCGTCGACCTGATCGAGGGTTTGCGCAACGACTTCCTGACCACCTTCGGTGAAGGCGGCACGGAGGGCTCCGACGTCGCCGTCGCCGATGCCACCGAAGAGGGCGCCGACATCGGTGAGCTCGTCGACGCCATCGTCGATCGCAGCGGGTACCGCGCCGAGCTCGAGGGTTCCCACGATCCGCAGGACGGCGCCCGGCTGGACAACCTCAACGAATTGATCTCGGTGGCAAAGGAATTCAGCCGCGATGCGGCCGAAGCCGCGCAAGCCGAGGTGGACAACGGTACCGACGCGGAAGCGGCGCAACTGCGCGAGGGCGAGCCCGAACCCGGTTCGCTGGCCGCCTTCCTGGAACGGGTGTCGTTGGTTGCCGACGCCGATCAGCTCCCCGACGACGGCGAGGGGGTGGTCACGCTCATGACCCTGCACACCGCGAAGGGACTCGAGTTCCCGGTGGTCTTCGTGACCGGTTGGGAGGACGGGCATTTCCCGCATCTGCGGGCTCTCGGAGATCCGGCGGAGCTCAGCGAGGAACGACGCCTCGCCTACGTCGGCATCACCCGGGCCAAGCAGCGGCTGTATCTGACCCGCGCGGTCACCCGTGCATCCTGGGGTCAGCCGGTGTCGAACCCCGAATCGCGCTTCCTGCAAGAGATTCCGCAGCATCTGCTCGACTGGCGGCAAACCGAACGGCGGCGTCCCGGACGCGGCCTCGGATCCTCGGGTGGGGTGTTCGGCCGTGGCGACGATCGTGGTTCCAGTGGTGCGCTGGGGCGTTCGTCGTTCTCCGCGGACCCGAATCGAGGGCGTAACAAGCAGATTCAGCTCGACGTCGGTGATCGGCACAATCATCCCAAGTACGGGATGGGCAAGGTCGTCGGCAAGGAGGGCAGCGGGGCGACCGAGCGGGTGGTCATCGATTACGGCGGCAACACCGGCCGCATCACGCTGCTGACGATCGGCGGAATCCCCGGCGAGAAGCTCTGA